From Lepisosteus oculatus isolate fLepOcu1 chromosome 8, fLepOcu1.hap2, whole genome shotgun sequence, one genomic window encodes:
- the ccdc160 gene encoding octapeptide-repeat protein T2: protein MDTVSSEIVSPVGMETAAGSEEGAATGEWKEPHWVATLFPPRFTALDLLGETPRLLSERLACQRVRRRQEIYQAALQELQDRERGERRQQLSRMIRREAPALPTEQPVSAAAAAGADPSSPASAEPGEPREGEECLWDAREVSALRRARRQQDSERRQLQTRLAEALAQSEREREARGRLQEALGSRERELSRARKEIARRALHLDALLAEGLRRDSTLEAQAKEAREREAEVKRLNQELRNVRAEARELRQHSAGLASEVRRLRQEQEAGERRAAAAAQAESEAAVRRQRQELEAERRHHGRSLNALELLRRHFASLPGTDAQDDPAARICKT from the exons ATGGATACAGTTTCTTCGGAAATT GTTTCCCCAGTAGGAATGGAGACGGCAGCAGGTTCGGAGGAGGGGGCGGCGACCGGCGAATGGAAGGAGCCCCACTGGGTGGCCACACTCTTCCCCCCCCGCTTCACGGCGCTGGACCTGTTGGGGGAGACCCCCCGCCTGCTGTCCGAGAGGCTGGCCTGCCAGAGGGTCCGCAGGAGACAGGAGATCTACCAGGCCGCGCTGCAGGAGCTCCAGGAcagggagaggggggagaggaggcagCAGCTTTCCAGGATGATCCGCAGGGAGGCTCCCGCCTTGCCCACGGAGCAGCCCGTGAGCGCCGCGGCCGCCGCGGGGGCCGACCCCAGCTCCCCGGCCAGCGCGGAGCCCGGGGAACCCCGGGAAGGGGAAGAGTGCTTGTGGGACGCCCGGGAGGTGTCGGCTCTGAGACGGGCAAGGCGCCAGCAGGATTCTGAGCGCCGGCAGCTCCAGACCCGTCTCGCAGAGGCCCTGGCGCAGAGCGAGAGGGAGCGGGAGGCGCGGGGGCGGCTGCaggaggccctgggttcgaGGGAGCGAGAGCTGTCCCGTGCCAGGAAGGAGATTGCACGCAGGGCGCTGCACCTGGACGCGCTGTTGGCGGAGGGGCTGAGGAGGGACTCCACACTGGAGGCACAGGCCAAGGaggcccgagagagagaggccgAAGTGAAACGGCTTAACCAAGAGCTGAGGAACGTCCGGGCTGAGGCCCGGGAGCTGAGGCAGCACAGTGCGGGGCTGGCCTCCGAGGTCAGGAGActgaggcaggagcaggaggcagGGGAGCgccgggcggcggcggcggctcaGGCGGAGAGCGAGGCGGCCGTGCGGAGGCagaggcaggagctggaggcAGAGAGGCGCCATCACGGCAGGAGCCTCAACGCGCTGGAGCTGCTCAGGAGGCATTTCGCTAGCTTGCCTGGCACGGACGCCCAGGACGACCCAGCAGCAAGGATCTGCAAGACGTGA